One genomic segment of Triplophysa rosa linkage group LG22, Trosa_1v2, whole genome shotgun sequence includes these proteins:
- the styxl1 gene encoding serine/threonine/tyrosine-interacting-like protein 1, producing MAGKVLCETTKLYNILNQYVRQSRLAESNYLCLIDARPAESYTFSHIITARNAKWDSEGKFIMPTDVEIESIRYIIVYDSSTHSLLDSGPAIDCADSLEKASRFPIQILIGGYEKFSALYPFLRTQKILYTIRELESLKPYPVEILPGQLYMGDYIQATNPQILKDLKLKALVNVSDECSLMFKKANCTVLHFRIADSVEADLFISFERMRGFIDSHLSTSSSVMIFSNHGISRCSALAMAYLMHHLKYTLKEAWHHIQQCKANMRPNRGFVQQLSNWELQSLGQRVTDISEPNY from the exons ATGGCTGGAAAGGTTCTTTGTGAAACAACAAAACTGTACAACATCCTAAATCAATACGTTCGCCAGTCAAGGCTTGCAGAGAGTAACTATCTTTGTCTGATTG ATGCCCGTCCAGCAGAATCATATACCTTTAGCCATATCATTACTGCCAGGAACGCAAAATGG GATTCTGAAGGAAAGTTCATTATGCCCACAGATGTTGAGATTGAAAGTATAAGGTACATCATTGTATATGACAGCAGCACACATTCTTTGTTGGATTCAG GTCCAGCCATTGACTGTGCGGACAGTTTGGAAAAAGCAAGCCGCTTTCCCATTCAGATTCTTATTGGTGGCTATGAGAAGTTTTCTGCACTCTACCCTTTCCTAAGAACTCAAAAAATTCTTTACACAATTAGG GAATTGGAAAGCTTAAAGCCCTACCCTGTGGAAATCttacctggtcagctttacatGGGTGATTATATACAGGCAACGAATCCTCAGATCCTTAAAGATCTAAAACTGAAAGCACTTGTCAATGTCTCAGATGAATGCAGTCTAAT GTTTAAAAAGGCAAACTGCACTGTCCTACATTTCCGAATTGCAGATTCTGTAGAGGCGGATTTGTTCATTTCATTCGAAAGAATGCGTGGTTTTATTG ATTCACATCTCAGTACTTCGTCTTCTGTTATGATATTCTCTAATCATGGTATAAGCAGATGCAGTGCTTTGGCAATGGCGTATCTTATGCATCACCTAAAATACACACTAAag GAGGCATGGCATCATATTCAGCAATGCAAAGCTAACATGAGGCCAAATCGAGGATTTGTGCAGCAGCTTTCCAACTGGGAACTTCAGTCTCTTGGTCAGAGAGTAACAGACATTTCAGAGCCCAACTACTGA
- the tmem120aa gene encoding ion channel TACAN translates to MLFNPTGLSECLQEWEDLEKDYHQVQETHRLYKQKLEEVSKLQDSCSSSIARQRKKLKDLSESLDECRTAESPEDVNKIVEIQESIRERPNVFFEMEAFLPKKNGLYLSLVLGNVNVTLLNKQAKFAYKDEYEKFKLYLTVILLLFSFTCQFLVSDRVVDALFNFLLVWYYCTLTIRESILINNGSKIKGWWVFQHYVSTFLSGVMLTWPDGELYQMFRNQFLSYSMYINFVQFLQYYYQSGSLYRLRALGERHNMDLTVEGFQSWMWRGLTFLLPFLFFGHFLQLYNGITLFQMARLPEWKEWQVLMCGSTFLVLFMGNFFTTLGVVYHKYMDQDKTKAL, encoded by the exons ATGTTATTTAATCCGACCGGGTTGTCCGAATGTTTACAGGAATGGGAGGATCTGGAGAAAGACTACCATCAAGTCCAG GAGACACATCGGCTCTACAAACAGAAACTGGAGGAAGTTTCGAAATTGCAAGACAGCTGTTCGTCATCTATCGCACGCCAAAGGAAAAAGTTAAAGGATCTCTCCGAATCTCTGGATGA GTGCAGAACCGCAGAAAGTCCAGAAGATGTCAATAAAATAGTAGAGATCCAAGAGTCCATAAGAGAAAGACCTAATGTCTTTTTTGAAATGGAGGCCTTCCTGCCAAAGAAGAACGG GTTATACCTCAGTCTTGTTCTTGGAAATGTGAATGTTACGCTTCTTAACAAGCAGGCCAA GTTTGCCTATAAAGACGAGTATGAGAAATTCAAACTATACTTGACTGTAATTCTCTTGTTGTTCTCATTCACCTGTCAGTTTTTGGTCAGCGACAg GGTTGTAGATGCCCTTTTCAACTTCTTGTTGGTGTGGTATTACTGTACATTGACAATAAGAGAGAGCATTCTCATTAATAATGGCTCTAA GATCAAGGGTTGGTGGGTGTTTCAACACTATGTTTCAACATTTCTTTCTGGAGTAATGCTGACCTG GCCTGATGGTGAACTCTACCAGATGTTTAGAAATCAGTTCTTGTCATACTCCATGTATATAA attTTGTTCAATTTTTGCAGTATTACTATCAGAGTGGAAGCTTATATAGACTTCGAGCTCTTGGAGAAAGACACAACATGGACCTCACTGTTG AGGGGTTTCAGTCCTGGATGTGGAGGGGTCTGACCTTTCTCCTGCCTTTCCTTTTCTTCGGCCAT TTTCTCCAGCTTTACAATGGAATTACACTCTTTCAAATGGCCCGACTTCCAGAATGGAAAGAATGGCAG GTTCTCATGTGTGGCTCCACGTTCCTTGTTTTATTCATGGGAAACTTCTTCACCACTCTTGGTGTTGTTTACCACAAATACATGGATCAAGACAAGACCAAAGCTTTATGA